The following are encoded in a window of Acidobacteriota bacterium genomic DNA:
- a CDS encoding pseudouridylate synthase translates to MGSLTILHHDHHCVAVLKPAGLHVHPTAESPGEASCLQRLRSQLGRWVYPVHRLDRATSGVLLFALTPEAAADLASQFREHTPAKDYLAVVRGFTPAGGRIDHALGPRSGRPALPAVTEYRRLATLELPRPVGRLPSARFSLVEARPRTGRRHQLRRHFHHVSHPIIGDTTYGDGVQNRFVRSEFGLAGLLLFARRLAFRHPHTGEPVAVEAAPPAVWAPLLVAFGWTGDAPGA, encoded by the coding sequence GTGGGATCGCTGACCATCCTGCATCACGACCACCACTGCGTAGCGGTGCTCAAGCCGGCGGGCCTGCATGTGCATCCCACCGCCGAATCTCCCGGCGAGGCGTCCTGCCTCCAGCGCCTGCGCAGCCAGCTCGGCCGGTGGGTGTACCCGGTCCACCGGCTGGACCGCGCCACCTCCGGCGTGCTCCTCTTCGCCCTGACCCCAGAAGCCGCCGCCGACCTGGCCAGCCAGTTCCGGGAACACACCCCCGCGAAGGACTATCTGGCCGTGGTGCGCGGGTTCACCCCGGCCGGCGGCCGGATCGATCATGCCTTGGGGCCTCGGTCCGGGCGGCCGGCCCTCCCGGCCGTGACCGAGTACCGCCGCCTGGCGACGCTGGAACTGCCTCGGCCCGTGGGCCGTCTGCCCAGCGCCCGTTTCTCGTTGGTGGAGGCGCGGCCGCGCACGGGGCGGCGGCACCAGCTCCGGCGTCACTTTCACCATGTGAGCCACCCGATCATCGGCGACACCACATACGGCGACGGTGTCCAGAACCGCTTCGTCCGGTCCGAATTCGGCCTGGCCGGCCTCCTCCTTTTCGCCCGCCGCCTCGCCTTCCGCCACCCGCACACGGGCGAACCGGTCGCCGTGGAGGCGGCGCCGCCCGCGGTCTGGGCTCCGCTCCTGGTCGCTTTCGGCTGGACCGGCGATGCGCCCGGCGCCTGA